One stretch of Thermococcus sp. 21S9 DNA includes these proteins:
- a CDS encoding DUF4157 domain-containing protein has translation MGMKEKALAVLLVATVVLSLYSAVDLAYSTDAILNQINDIIEQVQEIRGLHFKEKPKVIVISRAEAIRLFGPESQNEEELKVQELTYKMTLLLPGNYSFIKAKEEQSAGWIALTVGNTIYVIEENFEGNPAMAKRALAHELTHVLQKQWFDAKYGASTFDGTLAVRALVEGDADLVADLYCERNGIPIYKIRSLSGNPLTDIGIFPYVFGDPFVRYLYEKGGWELVNEAYRHYPVSTAQIMHPELYLENVTPVNVSLSVPANWSVMRDDRMGEFYVYVLLRDVAKLDNGTAWNVSSAWLGDHLILATNGTDYVLLWKVEFSSAKSAKTFAETLKSLAEKDTYAKVTITLDGKTVTLKAVRRVRVEA, from the coding sequence ATGGGAATGAAGGAGAAAGCGCTCGCGGTTCTTCTCGTCGCGACGGTCGTTCTGTCGCTCTACTCGGCGGTTGACCTAGCATACTCCACCGACGCGATTCTCAACCAGATTAACGATATCATCGAGCAGGTTCAGGAAATCAGGGGATTACACTTCAAGGAGAAGCCGAAGGTAATCGTCATCAGCAGGGCCGAGGCGATAAGGCTCTTCGGGCCCGAAAGCCAGAACGAGGAGGAGCTGAAGGTTCAGGAGCTCACATACAAGATGACCCTCCTTCTGCCGGGGAACTACTCTTTCATCAAGGCGAAGGAGGAGCAAAGCGCCGGCTGGATTGCCCTCACGGTTGGAAACACAATCTACGTCATCGAGGAGAACTTCGAGGGAAACCCAGCGATGGCGAAGAGGGCTTTGGCGCATGAGCTTACGCACGTGTTGCAAAAGCAGTGGTTCGACGCAAAGTACGGTGCCAGCACCTTCGACGGGACTCTCGCGGTGAGGGCACTGGTTGAAGGCGATGCAGATTTGGTTGCGGACCTTTACTGCGAGCGGAACGGGATTCCCATATACAAGATACGCTCCCTCAGCGGGAACCCGCTAACGGACATCGGCATCTTCCCCTACGTCTTCGGCGACCCATTCGTCCGCTACCTCTACGAAAAAGGTGGCTGGGAACTTGTAAACGAGGCCTACAGGCACTATCCCGTCTCAACGGCCCAGATAATGCACCCCGAGCTCTATCTGGAGAACGTGACTCCGGTAAACGTTTCGCTGAGCGTTCCGGCCAACTGGAGCGTCATGAGGGACGACAGGATGGGTGAGTTCTACGTCTATGTCCTCCTCAGGGACGTTGCCAAGCTCGACAACGGGACCGCGTGGAACGTTTCGAGCGCGTGGCTCGGCGACCACCTAATCCTCGCGACCAACGGAACCGACTACGTCCTCCTCTGGAAGGTTGAGTTCTCCAGCGCAAAATCCGCGAAAACCTTCGCCGAAACCCTCAAGAGCCTCGCCGAAAAGGACACCTACGCGAAGGTCACAATCACCCTCGACGGAAAGACCGTCACCCTAAAAGCCGTGAGGAGGGTCAGAGTTGAAGCTTAG
- the rimI gene encoding ribosomal protein S18-alanine N-acetyltransferase: MSVSAREVRARIPLALVTIRPAKLFDISDVMRIERESFREAYPRGIFLVFLENNPDTFLVAEYNGRVIGYVMAYLRPDLEGHIMSIAVEERYRGNGIGSALLTEAIDRLIARGARYIGLEVRVSNEKAIKLYERFGFRKVKRIIGYYSDGEDAYYMLLPAEEWRGS, encoded by the coding sequence ATGAGCGTCTCAGCGAGGGAAGTGAGGGCCAGAATACCGCTGGCACTCGTCACGATACGGCCGGCGAAGCTCTTCGACATAAGCGACGTGATGAGAATCGAGAGGGAGTCCTTCCGCGAGGCCTACCCGAGGGGAATCTTCCTCGTCTTCCTTGAGAACAACCCGGACACTTTTCTCGTTGCCGAGTACAACGGCAGGGTAATCGGCTATGTCATGGCCTACCTCCGCCCGGACCTTGAGGGGCACATAATGAGCATAGCCGTTGAGGAGCGCTACCGTGGAAACGGCATAGGCTCGGCCCTGCTCACAGAGGCGATAGACAGGCTCATTGCGCGGGGAGCTCGTTACATCGGCCTCGAAGTTCGCGTGAGCAACGAAAAGGCCATAAAGCTCTACGAGCGCTTCGGCTTCCGGAAGGTGAAGCGGATTATCGGCTACTACTCGGACGGCGAAGATGCATACTACATGCTCCTGCCTGCAGAGGAATGGAGGGGAAGCTGA
- a CDS encoding ABC transporter ATP-binding protein: MSSLLEARISFAYGEREVLKNVELKAERGELLAVIGPNGAGKSTLLKCLVGILKPMGTARLDGVELTSLRPAERAKFITYVPQSSLPQFAFTVEEFVEMGAYITRGSVREALERVGLWERRKERVTSLSGGEFQLALIARALAQGSKSILLDEPTSHLDVNHALMVMELLNKLKGEKIIVAVLHDLNLALSYADRVLVLKDGEKVWEGPSRKLEPAVIETTYGIKAKIIEAEGKRLLVPGLKG; this comes from the coding sequence GTGAGCTCGTTGCTTGAGGCGAGAATCTCTTTCGCATACGGCGAGAGGGAGGTTTTGAAAAACGTAGAGCTCAAAGCCGAGAGGGGCGAACTTCTCGCGGTAATCGGGCCCAACGGGGCCGGGAAGAGCACGCTCCTCAAGTGCCTCGTCGGAATTCTAAAGCCGATGGGAACGGCCAGGCTCGATGGCGTTGAGCTGACATCGCTCAGGCCGGCTGAAAGGGCGAAGTTCATAACCTACGTTCCCCAGAGTTCCCTTCCCCAGTTCGCTTTCACAGTTGAGGAGTTCGTCGAGATGGGCGCCTACATAACGCGGGGAAGCGTCAGGGAAGCGCTCGAGAGGGTCGGCCTCTGGGAGAGGAGAAAGGAAAGAGTAACGAGCCTCAGCGGTGGGGAATTCCAGCTCGCGCTCATAGCGAGGGCTTTGGCACAGGGGAGTAAATCAATCCTCCTCGACGAGCCCACGAGCCACCTCGACGTGAACCACGCACTCATGGTGATGGAGTTGCTTAACAAGCTCAAAGGGGAGAAGATTATCGTTGCGGTCCTCCACGACCTCAACCTCGCGTTAAGCTACGCAGACAGGGTTCTCGTCCTGAAGGACGGCGAAAAGGTCTGGGAAGGGCCTTCGAGGAAGCTGGAGCCAGCGGTGATAGAGACCACCTACGGGATAAAGGCGAAGATAATCGAGGCCGAGGGGAAGCGCCTTCTCGTGCCGGGGCTGAAGGGCTAA
- a CDS encoding iron ABC transporter permease, translated as MRKWLPALLLLSALSIFLGVYFGPVSLSVSDVTQSLSYGIKLTLSHFTEVNPGKAPDYFVIVWQLRLPEVLLAYFVGLALASAGVASQALFRNPLADPYIIGISSGAALGSAIGTLINPAYMAPLALLFSFLSVFIVYTIARTNGAVPVDTLLLAGIAYGFLANAITWYIYVTHPQESHLSWMWLLGSFNGSTWRDVGIMLIVSLLGVGFLSWRWRELNLILLGEESIALGLDLHLYRKIFLGVIATLTAFAVYTAGIIGFIGLVSPHIMRLLLGPNHRELTPATALFGGVLLVVADLLARTVAKPTVIPVGIVTALMGAPFFLYLLMRHKRGELVA; from the coding sequence ATGCGAAAGTGGCTCCCCGCCCTGCTCCTCCTTTCAGCCCTCTCGATTTTCCTCGGTGTTTACTTCGGCCCGGTTAGCTTGAGCGTTTCAGATGTCACTCAAAGCTTATCCTATGGAATAAAGCTCACCCTCTCGCACTTCACGGAGGTAAACCCCGGAAAGGCGCCGGACTACTTCGTCATCGTATGGCAACTCCGCTTACCTGAGGTCCTTCTCGCTTACTTCGTCGGCCTCGCGCTGGCGAGTGCCGGAGTCGCGAGCCAGGCCCTCTTTCGAAACCCCCTCGCCGACCCATACATAATAGGGATAAGCTCCGGCGCCGCGCTCGGCTCAGCCATCGGAACGCTGATTAACCCGGCCTACATGGCCCCCCTCGCGCTCCTCTTTTCCTTCCTCTCGGTCTTCATCGTCTACACGATAGCGAGAACGAACGGTGCGGTTCCCGTTGACACCCTCCTCCTGGCGGGAATAGCCTACGGCTTCCTTGCAAACGCGATAACGTGGTATATCTACGTTACCCACCCCCAGGAGAGCCATCTGAGCTGGATGTGGCTTCTCGGGAGCTTCAACGGGAGCACCTGGCGGGACGTCGGGATAATGCTCATCGTTTCGCTTCTCGGCGTTGGCTTCCTCAGCTGGCGCTGGCGCGAGCTGAACCTAATACTCCTCGGCGAGGAGAGCATAGCCCTCGGCCTCGACCTTCACCTGTACAGAAAAATCTTCCTCGGCGTCATAGCGACGCTTACTGCTTTCGCCGTTTACACCGCCGGAATAATCGGCTTCATCGGACTGGTAAGTCCCCACATAATGCGCCTCCTCCTCGGGCCGAACCACAGGGAGTTAACGCCAGCAACGGCCCTCTTCGGCGGTGTTCTGCTCGTCGTTGCGGATTTGCTCGCGAGAACAGTGGCGAAGCCCACCGTAATCCCGGTCGGCATAGTAACGGCCCTCATGGGCGCGCCCTTCTTCCTCTACCTCCTGATGAGGCACAAGAGGGGTGAGCTCGTTGCTTGA
- the endA gene encoding tRNA-intron lyase has translation MIVFYLSGDRVFSTDQNAINGLYNKRHFGKLVEGKLFLSLLEATYLVERGKIEVRDGKRKLTVEELMNLGRKRDELFDAKYLVYKDLRDRGYTVKSGLKFGSHFRVYRRGMDEHSQWLVWVLPENSRLSPNDITARVRVAHGVRKNMVMAIVDEDADVTYYKVEWTKF, from the coding sequence ATGATAGTCTTTTACCTGAGCGGGGATAGAGTATTCTCGACAGACCAGAACGCGATAAACGGCCTTTACAACAAGCGCCACTTCGGAAAGCTGGTGGAGGGCAAGCTCTTCCTCTCGCTACTTGAAGCTACATATCTCGTCGAGAGGGGCAAGATAGAGGTCAGGGACGGGAAGAGAAAACTAACCGTCGAGGAACTCATGAACCTCGGGAGGAAGAGGGACGAGCTGTTCGACGCCAAGTACCTCGTCTACAAGGACCTGCGCGACAGGGGCTACACCGTCAAGTCCGGCCTCAAGTTCGGCTCGCACTTCCGGGTTTACAGGCGTGGAATGGACGAGCACTCCCAGTGGCTCGTGTGGGTCCTGCCCGAGAACTCCCGCCTGAGCCCGAACGACATAACAGCGCGCGTTAGGGTCGCCCACGGCGTCAGGAAGAACATGGTGATGGCGATAGTTGATGAGGACGCGGACGTTACATATTACAAGGTCGAGTGGACGAAGTTCTGA
- the psmB gene encoding archaeal proteasome endopeptidase complex subunit beta: MEKKTGTTTVGIKAKDGVVLAADTQASLDHMVETLNIRKIIPITERIAITTAGSVGDVQALARMLEAEARYYQFTWGRPMTAKAMAHLLSNILNENKWFPYMVQIIIGGYVKEPTLANLDPLGGLIFDDYTATGSGSPFAIAVLEEGFRKDMSVEEAKELAVRAVRTAGKRDVYTGDRKVQVVVITKDGMKEEFVEF, encoded by the coding sequence GTGGAGAAGAAGACCGGAACAACAACGGTGGGAATAAAGGCCAAGGACGGGGTGGTTCTCGCGGCTGACACTCAGGCCTCGCTCGACCACATGGTTGAGACCCTGAACATCAGGAAGATAATCCCGATAACCGAGAGGATAGCCATAACCACCGCGGGAAGCGTCGGCGACGTCCAGGCTCTGGCGAGAATGCTGGAGGCAGAGGCGCGCTACTACCAGTTCACTTGGGGAAGGCCGATGACGGCCAAGGCGATGGCCCATCTGCTCAGCAACATCCTCAACGAGAACAAGTGGTTTCCGTATATGGTGCAGATTATCATAGGTGGCTACGTCAAGGAGCCCACCTTAGCCAACCTCGACCCGCTCGGAGGTCTCATCTTCGACGACTACACGGCCACCGGCTCGGGAAGTCCGTTCGCGATAGCCGTCCTCGAAGAGGGCTTCCGGAAGGACATGAGCGTCGAAGAAGCCAAGGAGCTCGCGGTTAGGGCCGTCAGAACCGCCGGAAAGCGCGACGTATACACCGGGGACAGGAAGGTTCAGGTCGTCGTCATCACGAAGGACGGCATGAAGGAGGAGTTCGTCGAGTTTTAG